Proteins from one Gibbsiella quercinecans genomic window:
- the rhlB gene encoding ATP-dependent RNA helicase RhlB, translating to MSKTHLTEQKFSDFALHPLVIEALENKGFHNCTPIQALALPLTLSGRDVAGQAQTGTGKTLAFLASTFHYLLSHPAKQDRQINQPRALIMAPTRELAVQIHSDAEALSQSTGLKLGLAYGGDGYDKQLKVLESGVDILIGTTGRLIDYAKQNYIDLGAIQVVVLDEADRMYDLGFIKDIRWLFRRMPAVDQRLNMLFSATLSYRVRELAFEQMNNAEYVEVEPEQKTGHRIKEELFYPSNEEKMRLLQTLIEEEWPDRAIIFANTKHRCEDIWGHLAADGHRVGLLTGDVAQKKRLRILEDFTKGNLDILVATDVAARGLHIPAVTHVFNYDLPDDCEDYVHRIGRTGRAGASGHSISLACEEYALNLPAIETYTGHSIPVSKYNSDALLTDLPAPKRLQRPRNSNGPRRNTSQRRSSAPRNNRKRSG from the coding sequence ATGAGCAAAACACACTTAACAGAACAGAAGTTTTCCGACTTCGCCCTGCACCCGTTAGTGATTGAAGCCCTTGAAAATAAAGGGTTTCATAACTGCACGCCTATTCAGGCGTTAGCATTGCCGCTCACGCTCTCCGGGCGTGACGTAGCAGGCCAGGCGCAAACCGGTACCGGCAAGACGTTGGCATTTTTGGCGTCTACTTTCCATTATCTGCTTTCCCACCCGGCGAAACAGGATCGTCAGATCAATCAGCCGCGCGCATTGATCATGGCGCCAACGCGTGAGTTGGCGGTGCAGATCCACTCCGATGCGGAAGCCCTGTCCCAGTCCACCGGCCTGAAACTGGGCCTGGCCTACGGCGGCGACGGCTACGACAAACAGCTCAAGGTGCTGGAAAGCGGCGTTGATATCCTGATCGGCACCACTGGCCGCTTAATCGATTATGCCAAGCAGAACTACATCGATTTGGGCGCCATTCAGGTGGTGGTGCTGGATGAGGCCGATCGGATGTACGATCTGGGCTTTATCAAAGACATCCGCTGGCTGTTCCGCCGGATGCCAGCGGTGGATCAACGCCTGAACATGCTGTTCTCCGCCACGCTGTCCTACCGCGTGCGCGAACTGGCCTTTGAACAAATGAACAACGCTGAATATGTTGAAGTGGAACCGGAACAGAAAACCGGCCACCGCATAAAAGAAGAGCTGTTCTACCCTTCCAACGAAGAAAAAATGCGCCTGCTGCAGACGCTGATCGAAGAAGAATGGCCGGACCGCGCCATCATCTTCGCCAACACCAAGCACCGCTGTGAAGACATCTGGGGCCATCTGGCCGCCGACGGCCACCGCGTAGGCCTGCTGACCGGCGACGTCGCGCAAAAGAAACGCCTGCGTATCCTGGAAGACTTCACCAAGGGTAACCTGGACATCCTGGTCGCCACCGACGTTGCTGCGCGTGGGCTGCATATTCCGGCCGTGACTCACGTATTCAACTACGATCTGCCCGACGACTGCGAAGACTACGTGCACCGCATTGGCCGTACCGGCCGCGCCGGCGCCAGTGGGCACTCCATCAGCCTGGCCTGTGAAGAATACGCGCTCAACCTGCCAGCGATCGAAACCTATACCGGCCACAGTATTCCGGTGAGCAAATACAACAGCGACGCGCTGCTGACCGATCTGCCGGCGCCAAAACGCCTGCAGCGCCCGCGCAACAGCAACGGCCCGCGCCGCAATACGTCGCAACGCCGCAGCAGTGCGCCACGTAACAACCGTAAACGTTCAGGCTGA
- the wzzE gene encoding ECA polysaccharide chain length modulation protein, translating to MTQETTSVKRTPVVDNELDIRGLFCTLWRGKAWIIGMALLFAVVALGVSYLVKQEWSATAITDRPTVNALGGYYSQQQFLRNLDARATPVAPADQPGIADEAYNEFVMQLAAYDTRRDFWLHTDYYRQRQEGDARADAVLLDELIANIVFTARDDKKVPNDSVKLTAETASDANRLLRQYVAFASHRAAQHLNEEIQGAWAARTTSMKAQVKRQETVAKALYQRELNTVQQALKIADLQGISRTQTTTPAEQLPDSDLFLLGKPMLQARLEGLQASGPSYDLDYEQNRAMLATLNVGPTLDDKFQTYRYLRTPEEPVKRDSPRRIFWLVLWGAVGALVGAGIALARRPTH from the coding sequence ATGACTCAAGAGACAACATCTGTCAAAAGGACCCCGGTGGTGGATAACGAGCTAGATATCCGCGGCCTGTTTTGTACCCTGTGGCGCGGTAAAGCCTGGATCATCGGGATGGCGCTGCTGTTTGCCGTGGTGGCATTGGGCGTCTCTTACCTGGTGAAGCAGGAATGGAGCGCGACGGCGATTACCGACCGGCCGACGGTGAATGCCCTGGGCGGTTACTATTCGCAGCAGCAGTTTCTGCGCAATCTGGACGCTCGCGCCACGCCGGTGGCTCCCGCCGATCAACCCGGTATTGCGGATGAAGCCTATAATGAATTTGTGATGCAGTTGGCCGCGTATGATACCCGCCGTGATTTCTGGCTGCACACCGACTATTACCGGCAGCGCCAGGAAGGCGATGCGCGTGCTGATGCCGTGCTGCTTGATGAACTGATCGCCAATATTGTCTTCACCGCGCGCGATGACAAAAAAGTCCCGAACGATAGCGTAAAATTAACCGCCGAAACCGCCAGTGATGCCAACCGCCTGCTGCGCCAGTATGTGGCTTTCGCCAGCCACCGGGCGGCGCAGCACTTGAACGAAGAAATTCAGGGCGCCTGGGCGGCGCGCACCACTTCCATGAAGGCGCAGGTCAAGCGCCAGGAAACGGTGGCCAAGGCGTTGTATCAACGCGAACTGAACACCGTGCAGCAGGCGCTGAAAATCGCCGATCTGCAGGGCATTAGCCGCACCCAGACGACGACGCCGGCGGAGCAACTGCCGGATTCCGATCTGTTCCTGCTGGGCAAGCCGATGCTGCAGGCGCGCCTGGAAGGGTTACAGGCATCCGGGCCATCTTATGATCTTGATTACGAACAAAACCGCGCGATGCTGGCAACATTGAACGTCGGCCCGACGCTGGATGACAAGTTTCAGACTTACCGCTATCTGCGCACCCCGGAAGAGCCGGTGAAACGCGATAGCCCACGGCGCATATTCTGGCTGGTGCTGTGGGGGGCCGTAGGTGCTCTGGTTGGCGCGGGTATTGCCTTGGCTCGCCGGCCAACTCATTAA
- the wecA gene encoding UDP-N-acetylglucosamine--undecaprenyl-phosphate N-acetylglucosaminephosphotransferase, which produces MSTELLFVFLFSLAFLFVARKVAKRIGLVDRPNYRKRHQGMIPLVGGISVYIGLCFAFLISDQTIAHGKLYLACAGVLVLVGALDDRYDISVKIRALVQALVGIAMMVFAGLYLRSFGHVLGNWEMQLGPFGYLVTLFAVWAAINAFNMVDGIDGLLGGLSCVSFGALGLLLYLSGHTDRAFWCFAMIAAIVPYVLLNLGILGRRYKVFMGDAGSTLIGFTAIWLLLQSSQGVSHAINPVTALWIIAIPLMDMIAIMYRRLRKGMSPFSPDRQHIHHLIMRAGFTPNQAFVLITLAAALLAAIGVLGERLTFIPEWFMLALFLLAFLFYGYCIKRAWRVARYIKRLKRRMRRSGNKQQP; this is translated from the coding sequence ATGAGTACTGAACTTCTATTTGTTTTTCTGTTTTCTTTGGCTTTTCTCTTTGTTGCCCGCAAGGTCGCAAAACGCATTGGCTTGGTTGATAGACCCAACTACCGTAAACGCCACCAGGGGATGATCCCGTTGGTCGGCGGCATTTCTGTCTATATCGGCCTGTGTTTCGCCTTTCTGATCTCTGACCAAACGATTGCTCACGGAAAATTATATCTGGCCTGCGCCGGCGTGCTGGTATTGGTTGGCGCGCTGGACGATCGCTATGATATCAGCGTAAAAATCCGTGCCCTGGTTCAGGCGCTGGTGGGTATCGCCATGATGGTCTTTGCCGGCCTGTATCTGCGCAGCTTCGGGCACGTGCTCGGCAACTGGGAAATGCAGCTCGGCCCTTTTGGCTACCTGGTGACGCTGTTCGCCGTCTGGGCCGCGATCAACGCGTTTAACATGGTCGATGGCATTGACGGCCTGCTCGGCGGGCTGTCCTGCGTATCGTTCGGCGCGCTCGGGCTGCTGCTCTATCTGAGCGGGCATACCGACCGTGCATTCTGGTGTTTCGCCATGATCGCCGCCATTGTGCCCTATGTGTTGCTTAACCTCGGCATTCTCGGCCGGCGCTATAAGGTGTTTATGGGCGATGCCGGCAGCACGCTGATTGGCTTTACCGCCATCTGGCTCTTGCTGCAAAGTTCCCAGGGCGTGAGCCACGCCATCAACCCGGTTACCGCACTGTGGATCATCGCCATCCCGCTGATGGATATGATCGCCATCATGTATCGCCGTCTGCGTAAAGGCATGAGCCCGTTCTCGCCGGATCGCCAGCACATTCACCACCTGATCATGCGCGCGGGGTTTACCCCGAACCAGGCGTTTGTATTGATCACCCTGGCGGCCGCGCTGCTGGCGGCGATTGGCGTGCTCGGCGAGCGGCTTACTTTTATCCCTGAATGGTTTATGTTGGCATTATTTCTGCTGGCATTCCTGTTCTATGGTTATTGCATCAAGCGCGCCTGGCGCGTTGCGCGTTACATCAAGCGTTTAAAACGCCGCATGCGGCGTTCCGGCAATAAGCAACAACCTTAA
- the rho gene encoding transcription termination factor Rho translates to MNLTELKNTPVSELITLGENMGLENLARMRKQDIIFSILKQHAKSGEDIFGDGVLEILQDGFGFLRSADSSYLAGPDDIYVSPSQIRRFNLRTGDTISGKIRPPKEGERYFALLKVNEVNYDKPENARSKILFENLTPLHANSRLRMERGNGSTEDLTARVLDLASPIGRGQRGLIVAPPKAGKTMLLQNIAQSIAYNHPDCVLMVLLIDERPEEVTEMQRLVKGEVIASTFDEPASRHVQVAEMVIEKAKRLVEHKKDVIILLDSITRLARAYNTVVPASGKVLTGGVDANALHRPKRFFGAARNVEEGGSLTIIATALVDTGSKMDEVIYEEFKGTGNMELHLARKIAEKRVFPAIDYNRSGTRKEELLTTSEELQKMWILRKIIHPMGEIDAMEFLINKLAMTKTNDEFFDMMKRS, encoded by the coding sequence ATGAATCTTACCGAATTAAAGAATACGCCGGTTTCTGAGCTAATTACTCTAGGCGAAAATATGGGGCTGGAAAACCTTGCCCGTATGCGCAAACAGGACATTATCTTCTCTATCCTCAAGCAACATGCCAAGAGTGGGGAAGATATCTTCGGCGACGGCGTCTTGGAGATACTGCAGGATGGATTTGGTTTCCTCCGCTCCGCAGACAGCTCCTATCTCGCCGGCCCTGACGACATTTACGTTTCTCCAAGCCAAATCCGCCGTTTCAACCTCCGCACCGGTGATACCATTTCCGGTAAGATTCGTCCGCCAAAAGAAGGCGAGCGCTATTTTGCCCTGTTGAAGGTTAACGAAGTTAACTACGACAAACCGGAAAATGCCCGCAGCAAAATCTTGTTTGAGAACTTGACGCCGCTGCATGCTAACTCCCGTCTGCGCATGGAGCGCGGCAACGGTTCGACCGAAGATTTGACCGCTCGCGTACTGGATCTGGCATCGCCAATCGGCCGTGGCCAGCGTGGCTTGATTGTGGCGCCGCCGAAAGCCGGTAAAACCATGCTGCTGCAAAACATCGCGCAGAGCATCGCCTACAACCACCCTGACTGCGTGCTGATGGTGTTGCTGATCGATGAACGCCCGGAAGAAGTGACCGAAATGCAGCGTCTGGTGAAGGGCGAAGTGATCGCTTCTACCTTCGACGAACCGGCTTCCCGCCACGTTCAGGTCGCCGAGATGGTGATCGAGAAAGCCAAGCGCCTGGTTGAGCACAAAAAAGACGTGATCATCCTGCTGGATTCCATCACCCGTCTGGCCCGTGCCTACAACACCGTAGTGCCTGCGTCGGGTAAAGTGCTGACCGGTGGTGTGGACGCCAACGCCTTGCACCGTCCGAAGCGTTTCTTCGGCGCAGCGCGTAACGTGGAAGAGGGCGGCAGCCTGACCATCATCGCCACCGCGCTGGTGGATACCGGTTCGAAAATGGACGAGGTTATCTACGAAGAGTTTAAAGGTACCGGCAACATGGAACTGCACCTGGCGCGTAAAATCGCCGAGAAGCGTGTGTTCCCGGCGATCGATTACAACCGCTCCGGTACCCGTAAAGAAGAATTGCTTACCACGTCTGAAGAACTGCAGAAAATGTGGATCCTGCGTAAGATTATTCACCCGATGGGCGAGATCGACGCAATGGAGTTCCTCATCAACAAATTGGCGATGACCAAAACCAATGATGAATTCTTCGATATGATGAAGCGCTCATAA
- the wecB gene encoding non-hydrolyzing UDP-N-acetylglucosamine 2-epimerase, with protein sequence MKVLTVFGTRPEAIKMAPLVHALAQDAAFESKVCVTAQHREMLDQVLRLFAIAPDYDLNIMKPGQGLTEITCRILEGLKGVLEDFKPDVVLVHGDTTTTLATSLAAFYQRIPVGHVEAGLRTGNLYSPWPEEANRRLTGHLAAYHFAPTENSRQNLLHEQQPDSHIFVTGNTVIDALFWVRDQVLSDAAQRTRIAQRYAFLDADKKLILVTGHRRESFGGGFERICSALADIARSHPEVQVVYPVHLNPNVSEPVNRILQGIDNIFLIEPQDYLPFVYLMTHAYLILTDSGGIQEEAPSLGKPVLVMRDTTERPEAIDAGTVQLVGTDVARIVSAVTRLLTDEETYHMMSRAHNPYGDGHACQRILKALKNHQVTL encoded by the coding sequence GTGAAAGTGTTGACTGTTTTCGGCACCAGGCCTGAAGCTATCAAAATGGCTCCTCTGGTACATGCTTTGGCGCAGGATGCTGCCTTTGAATCAAAAGTCTGCGTCACAGCGCAGCATCGTGAGATGTTGGATCAGGTGCTGCGATTGTTTGCGATCGCGCCGGATTATGATCTCAATATCATGAAGCCTGGGCAAGGGTTGACGGAAATCACTTGCCGGATCCTTGAAGGCCTGAAAGGCGTGCTCGAAGATTTCAAGCCGGATGTCGTCTTGGTGCACGGTGATACCACGACGACGCTAGCCACCAGCCTGGCGGCGTTTTACCAGCGCATTCCTGTCGGCCACGTGGAAGCGGGCCTGCGTACCGGTAATCTGTATTCCCCCTGGCCCGAAGAGGCCAACCGCCGGCTGACCGGCCACCTGGCGGCGTATCATTTCGCGCCGACGGAAAACTCACGGCAGAATTTGCTGCATGAACAGCAGCCGGACAGCCATATTTTCGTGACGGGCAATACCGTGATTGATGCGTTGTTCTGGGTGCGCGATCAGGTGCTAAGCGATGCCGCCCAGCGCACCCGCATAGCGCAGCGCTATGCCTTCCTGGATGCCGATAAAAAACTGATCCTGGTGACCGGCCACCGCCGTGAAAGTTTTGGCGGCGGGTTTGAGCGCATTTGCAGCGCGCTGGCGGACATTGCCCGCAGCCACCCAGAGGTGCAGGTGGTGTACCCGGTGCACCTCAACCCGAACGTCAGCGAGCCGGTTAACCGTATTTTGCAAGGCATCGACAATATTTTCCTGATCGAGCCGCAAGACTACCTGCCGTTTGTTTATCTGATGACGCATGCCTATCTGATCCTGACCGACTCCGGCGGCATTCAGGAAGAGGCGCCGTCGCTGGGCAAGCCGGTGCTGGTCATGCGCGACACCACCGAACGGCCGGAAGCGATCGATGCCGGCACGGTACAACTGGTAGGGACGGACGTGGCCCGGATCGTCAGCGCGGTGACCCGCCTGCTGACGGACGAAGAGACCTATCACATGATGAGCCGGGCCCATAATCCTTACGGTGACGGGCATGCCTGCCAGCGTATCCTCAAAGCTTTGAAGAATCATCAGGTGACACTATGA
- the trxA gene encoding thioredoxin TrxA — MSDKIIHLADDSFDTDVLKAEGPVLVDFWAEWCGPCKMIAPILDEIAEEFEGKLTIAKLNIDQNPATAPKYGIRGIPTLLLFKNGEVAATKVGALSKGQLKDFLNANL; from the coding sequence ATGAGCGATAAAATTATTCACCTGGCTGACGACAGCTTCGACACTGACGTACTGAAAGCTGAAGGTCCTGTCCTGGTCGATTTCTGGGCTGAATGGTGTGGGCCGTGCAAGATGATTGCTCCGATTCTGGATGAAATCGCCGAAGAATTCGAAGGCAAACTGACCATCGCCAAGTTGAATATCGATCAGAACCCGGCGACGGCGCCGAAGTACGGCATCCGCGGCATCCCAACGCTGCTGCTGTTCAAAAATGGTGAAGTGGCGGCGACCAAAGTTGGCGCGTTGTCAAAAGGCCAACTCAAAGACTTCCTGAACGCGAATCTGTAA
- the ppx gene encoding exopolyphosphatase yields the protein MLSSSTLYAAIDLGSNSFHMLVVREVAGSIQTLARIKRKVRLAAGLDQNNLLSHEAMQRGWQCLKLFSERLQDIPPQQIRVVATATLRLANNADAFLQTAEQILGCPIQVISGEEEARLIYHGVAHTTGGPDRRLVVDIGGGSTELVTGTGAQASQLFSLPMGCVTWLERFFSDRNLGRENFERAEQAARDMVRPVVDPLRKQGWQICVGASGTVQALQEIMVAQGMDERITLQKLRQLKQRAIQCGKLEELEIEGLTLERALVFPSGLSILLAIFQELGIESMMLAGGALREGLVYGMLHLPVDQDVRNRTLRNLQRRYLLDTEQAERVNLLATNFAQQVANTWQLDERCRELLHAACLIHEIGLSVDFKRAPQHAAYLVNHLDLPGFTPAQKKLLATLLQNQSNTIDLALLSQQNAVPPIMAQRLCRLLRLAIIFASRRRDDTLPAVRLRAGSDEELTVILPHGWLEQHPLRGETLEQESHWQSYVHWPLVLEEQN from the coding sequence ATGCTCAGTTCCAGCACGCTTTATGCCGCCATTGACCTTGGCTCCAACAGTTTTCACATGTTGGTGGTGCGTGAGGTGGCTGGCAGTATCCAGACCCTGGCGCGCATCAAGCGCAAAGTGCGCCTCGCCGCCGGGCTGGATCAGAACAATCTCTTGTCGCACGAGGCCATGCAGCGGGGCTGGCAGTGCCTGAAGCTGTTCTCTGAACGCCTGCAGGATATTCCCCCCCAGCAGATCCGTGTGGTGGCAACGGCAACGCTGCGCCTGGCGAATAACGCCGACGCATTTTTGCAGACCGCCGAACAGATCCTCGGCTGCCCGATCCAAGTGATCAGCGGTGAGGAAGAAGCCCGCCTGATTTATCACGGCGTCGCCCACACCACCGGGGGGCCGGATCGCCGTTTGGTGGTGGATATCGGCGGCGGCAGCACCGAACTGGTCACCGGCACCGGCGCGCAGGCTTCGCAGCTGTTCAGCCTGCCGATGGGCTGCGTCACCTGGCTGGAACGCTTTTTTAGCGATCGCAACCTGGGGCGGGAAAACTTCGAGCGCGCCGAACAGGCCGCGCGCGATATGGTGCGCCCGGTGGTTGACCCACTGCGCAAGCAGGGCTGGCAAATCTGCGTCGGGGCTTCCGGCACCGTGCAGGCGCTGCAGGAAATCATGGTGGCGCAAGGCATGGATGAGCGCATTACCCTGCAGAAGCTGCGCCAGTTGAAGCAACGCGCCATTCAATGCGGCAAGCTGGAAGAGCTGGAAATTGAAGGCCTGACGCTTGAGCGAGCGCTGGTTTTCCCCAGCGGCCTGTCTATTCTGTTGGCGATTTTCCAGGAACTGGGCATCGAGAGCATGATGCTGGCCGGCGGCGCGCTGCGTGAAGGCCTGGTGTACGGCATGCTGCACCTGCCGGTGGATCAAGACGTGCGCAACCGCACACTGCGCAACCTGCAGCGCCGCTATCTGCTGGACACTGAACAAGCGGAACGCGTTAACCTGCTGGCGACCAACTTCGCCCAACAGGTGGCCAATACCTGGCAGCTAGACGAACGATGTCGGGAATTGTTGCATGCCGCCTGTTTAATCCACGAGATCGGCCTTAGCGTTGATTTCAAACGGGCGCCACAGCATGCTGCCTATCTGGTGAATCATCTCGACCTGCCCGGTTTTACGCCCGCCCAGAAAAAGCTGTTAGCCACCCTGCTGCAAAACCAAAGCAACACCATCGATTTGGCGCTGCTCAGCCAGCAAAATGCGGTGCCGCCGATCATGGCGCAGCGCCTGTGCCGTCTTCTGCGTCTGGCGATTATTTTTGCCAGCCGCCGCCGCGATGACACGTTGCCGGCGGTGCGACTGCGGGCCGGTAGTGATGAGGAACTGACGGTGATCCTGCCGCATGGCTGGCTTGAGCAGCATCCGCTGCGGGGCGAGACGCTGGAGCAGGAGAGCCATTGGCAAAGCTATGTCCATTGGCCGTTGGTGCTGGAAGAGCAGAACTAA